Below is a window of Microbacterium saperdae DNA.
TCGCGTACGAAGGCTTCACCGCTCCGGTCGCACTCGACGCCGACGGCATCGAGCGGGTCGTCGATGCCTTCGCCGCCGCTGCTCGCCGCGCCCTCGACGCCGGATTCGACGTGCTCGAGCTGCACGGCGCGCACGGCTACCTCCTGCACCAGTTCCTCTCGCCGCTGTCGAACACCCGCCGCGACGAGTACGGCGGATCTCTCGAGAACCGCGCCCGCTTACTCCTGCGTGTCGTGGACGCGGTGCGTGCGGCAGCCGGCGACGGCGTACCGCTGTTCGTGCGCATCTCCGCCACCGACCACGCCGACGGCGGGTTCACGCCGGAGGAAGCGGCCCGCGTCGGCGCCTGGGCGGAGGAGCACGGTGCGGACCTGATCGACGTCTCCAGCGGCGGCCTGGTCGCGCACCAGCAGATCAGCGTGTTCCCGGGCTACCAGGTGCCGCTCGCCGAGACCGTGCGTCAGGGCGGCAGGATTCCGGTGTCGGCCGTCGGACTGATCACGGCCGCGGCGCAGGCCGAGCAGGTCTTGACCGAAGGGGCGGCAGACGCGATCTTCGCGGGCCGGGAGTGGCTGCGCGACCCGCACTTCGCTCTCCGCGCCGCGCACGAGCTCGGTGCCGAGGTCGCCTGGCCCCCGCAGTACGAGCGCGCGCACTGGCGCTGAGCCGTACGCCGCGTACGCGACAGGCCGCCGACTCCTCACGGAGCCGGCGGCCTGTCGCTGTGAGGCCTGAGCGGGGATCAGTGTCCGCGCACGCGACGAGTCGCGTCCTGCACCTCTCCGACGAGCTCTTCCAGGATGTCCTCGAGGAACAGCACCGCCGTCGTCTGACCCGCGGCGTCGCGCACCTTGGCCAGGTGGCGTCCGGCCCGGCGCATGACGGCGAGCGCGTCCTCCAGGTCCGTGTCCTCCTGCACCGGCACCATATGGTGGATGCGCTTGGCGGGAATCGGCTCGATCATCTTGGTCTCGGCATCCGGCCCCTCAGAGGCGCGCAGGATGTCCTTCAGGTGCACATAGCCGATCGGCACGGCATCACCGTCGACGATCACGTAGCGGGAGAATCCGTACCGCGCGACCGCCTTCTCGATGTCGTCCGGCGTGGTCGACTGCGGCAGCGTCACGAGATCGCTCAGCGGCACCGCGACGTCACGCGCCTTCTTGTCGGTGAACTCGACCGCCGCCGCCACCGTTCCCGCGGTGTCCATCAGCACACCCTCACGGCGGGACTGGTTGACGATGGTCGCGACCTCGTCGAGCGTGAATGTCGATGCTGCTTCGTTCTTCGGCTCCACCCGGAAGAGTCGCAGCACGCCGTTCGCGGCCGCGTTGAGCGCCCAGATCACCGGCATGAAGACCTTCGACACCCAGACGAGCGGCGTCGCGAGGATGAGCACGGCCCGGTCGGGAACCGAGAACGCGAGGTTCTTCGGCACCATCTCGCCGAACACTACGTGCAGGAATGACACGATCAGCAGCGCGATCACGAACGACACCGCATCCACCGCGCCGTCCGGCCAGCCGAACGCGTGCAGCGGCACGGCGAGCAGGTGGTGGATCGCGGGTTCGGAGACGTTCAGGATCAGCAGCGAGCAGATCGTGATGCCCAGCTGCGAGGTCGCGAGCATGAGCGTCGCGTGCTCCATCGCATACAAGGCGGTCTTCGCCGCACGCGAACCCTGCTCGGCACGCGGTTCGATCTGCGAACGCCGTGCGGAGATCACCGCGAACTCGGCGCCGACGAAGAAGGCGTTGGCCACGAGCAGCACGACCAACCAGGCGAGTCCTCCCCAGTCGCTCATCGGGGGGCCACCTCTCCTGGCTGATTCGGACTCGGAACGTAGCGGATGCGGTCGACACGCCGACCGTCCATGCGGACCACCTGCAGCACACCGCTGTCGACGGAGACCTCGTCTCCGACCGTGGGCACCCGCTCCAGCACGCTCATGACGTAGCCGCCGACGGTGTCGTACACCTCGCCCTCCGGCACTTCGACTCCCGCGCGCTGGCGCAGCTCGTCCGGGCGCAGCTCGCCGGGGAACGTGACACCGTCCCGGCCACGGATCACTCCGGCGCGAGTGCGGTCGTGCTCGTCGGCGACCTCACCCACGAGCTCTTCGACCAGATCCTCCAGCGTGACGAGCCCGGCGGTTCCGCCGTACTCGTCGACGACGACGGCCAGCTGATAGCCACGCGCCCGGAGTTCGGAGATGAGGGCGTCGACGTGCACGGTCTCCGGCACGCGCAGCGGCTCCGTCGACAGGGCTCCCACCGGGACCTCGGTACGACGATCGCGGGGCACCGAGATGGCGGCCTTGAGATGCACGACACCGGTGATGTCGTCGAGGTCGTCGTCGTACACGGGGAAGCGGCTGTGGCCTGTACGTCGGGCGAGCTGGACGACGTCGTCTGCGGAGTCCCCCGCCGCGATCGCGTGCATGCTCGGGCGGGCGGTCATGACGTCGGCCGCGGTGAGGCGGGCGAAGGTCAGCGTGCGGTCGAGCAGCGTGGCCGTGTCGGCCTCGAGCAGTCCGGCATTCGCCGAGCGGCGCACCAGGGAGGAGAGCTCCTCGGCGCTGCGCGCGCCGGACAGCTCCTCCTTCGGCTCGATGCCCATGCTCCGCAGCACGCCGTTGGCGCTCCCGTTGAGCACGACCACGGCCGGCTTGAAGACGGTGGTGAACGCGATCTGGAACGGGATGACGAGCTTCGCGGTGGCCAGAGGCAGTGCGAGGGCGAAGTTCTTCGGGACGAGTTCACCGAGAATCATCGACAGCACGGTCGCGACCAGCATCGCCACGATCGTCGCGATGGGCGAGACGGCCGCCTCCGGAAGGTTCCAGGCGATCAGTGTCGGCCGCAACAGGTTCGAGAGCGCCGGCTCCATCGTGTAACCCGTCAGCAGTGTGGTCAGCGTGATGCCGAGCTGCGCCGACGACAGGTGCGTCGAGGTGTGCTTGAGTGCGCTGATGGTGAGCGCGAGTCGGGATTCTCCGCGCGACTGCCGCGCCTCGAGTTCCGCGCGGTCGAGATTGACCAGTGCGAACTCGCTCGCGACGAAGAGGCCGGTGCCGACCGTGAGCAGGAGCCCCACGCCCAACATGATGTAGTCCATCAGTGGTTCCTCTCCGATGAGAGAGGCGGACAGTGGGGCGAAGTACTGCAACTGGGAGGGTCGTCCATGGTGACCACGATTCTACCGAAATCCTCTGAGAGTGCGACGCGGCTCACCAGCTGACCGGCAGGGCCTTCCCCTCCTCGTATCCGGCCGCCGACTGCAGGCCGACCAGCGCGCGATCGTGGAACTCCGGGACGGACGCGGCCCCCGCGTAGGTGAAGGACGACCGCACGCCCGAGGTGATCATGTCGAGCAGATCCTCCACCCCGGGACGCAGCGGATCGAGGTAGATCTTCGACGACGAGATGCCCTCGGCGAACAGCTCCTTGCGCGCCCGCTCGTACGCGTCGAGGCGTTCGAACCGGGCCTGGACGGCCTTGGTCGACGCCATGCCCCAGGATTCCTTGAAGATGCGCCCGTCGCTGTCCCGCTGGAGCGCACCCGGCGCCTCGATCGTGCCGGCGAACCACGACCCGATCATGACGGATGCCGCGCCGGCGGCGAGCGCGAGGGCGACGTCGCGCGGATACCGCACTCCCCCGTCCGCCCAGACGTGGGCGCCGAGCTCCCGCGCCGCCTGCGCGGTCTCGAGGACAGCGGAGAACTGGGGTCGACCGACAGCCGTCATCATGCGGGTGGTGCACATCGCGCCCGGTCCGACGCCGACCTTGAGGATCGTCGCGCCGGCGTCCACGAGGTCGTTCACGCCGTCGGCGGTGACGATGTTGCCCGCAACGATGGGGATGTCGAGGCCGATTTCGGCGACGGCGCGGAGTGCGCGCAGCATCCCCTCCTGATGTCCGTGCGCGGTGTCGACGACCAGCACGTCGACACCGGCCGCGGCGAGCGCCCTGGCCTTGGCGGCGACGTCGCCGTTGATGCCCACGGCCGCAGCGACGGCGAGACGTCCATCACTGTCAAGCGCCGGCCCGTACAGCGTCGACCGCAGCGCGCTGCGGGCGCTCAGCGTGCCGACCAGGTGGCCGTGGTGGACGACGGTCACCATCTCGACCCCGGCGTCGGTGATCACGTCGAACGCGTGACGCTCGGAGCCGATGTCCTCCGCGTCCAGCGACGGTGTGCCGACACGGACCAGATCGCCCAGCTGTGCGTCGGGCAGAGCCGTGGCCAGTCGGGTCGCGGGAAGGATGCCGAGGATCTGATCTACCTCGATCTCTCCCCTGCCGTGTGCCACGACGATGCCATGACCGGCGGTCGCCGGCAGCAGGCGAAGGGCTTCGGCGACTGGAGCATCAGGTGGGAGCACGAGGGGCGTGTCCCACAGCACGGGCTGAGCCTTCACATCGCGGATCGCGCGATCGAGATCCTGCAACGGCATGTCCTGCGGCAGCACCCCGATGCCGCCGCGACGGGCGAGCACCGCGGCCAATCGCGGACCGGTCACGGAGTTCATGTTCGACGCCACCAGCGGCAGCGTCGCCGGCGTGCCGTCCTGCGGGGCGAGATCCACCTGGAGACGGCTGGTGACCGCGGATCTGCGCGGCACCAGGAACACATCTGAATAGGTCAGATCGACGGTCGGCTGCTCACCAGAGAACTCCATGTCTCCACGCTACTCAGATCATGGGGATCTGGGCGCATGGGTTCGACGATTCCCCGGGCGAAACACGTTAGGCTTGTTGGTCGAGAGTGTGCGAGCCCGAGCGCATCTTTGCGCGGCGTGCCAACACAGTGAGATTCAGCGATGAAAGAGGGCGATCGAGCGTGTCGAACCAGGTGACCGGCGTCGGGGGCGACGGGGGGTTCGGAGCCAATTCCTGGCTCGTCGAAGAGCTCTACGAGCAGTTCAAGGTGAACCGCGACTCCGTGGACAAGGAGTGGTGGCCGATCCTCGAGAAGTACCACTCCGACACCACCGGTGGCGCAGCTCCCGCAGAGGCCTCTGCACAGCCCGCCCACCCGGTCACAGCCCCCATCCCCGTGATCGGATCCCAGCCGGTCGCACGCACGACCACCAAGCCGGCCGCTGCCGCCCCCATCCCCGCGCAGGCGCCCAAGCCCGCAGCGAAGGAAGCCGCGGAGTCCGCAGAGGAAGACAAGGTCACCCCGCTTCGGGGTCTCCCCAAGACCCTCGCTGCGAACATGGACGAGTCGCTGACCGTTCCGACCGCGACCAGCGTGCGAACGATCCCGGCGAAGCTGATGATCGACAACCGCATCGTGATCAACAACCACATGGCGCGCACGCGCGGCGGCAAGGTCAGCTTCACGCACCTCATCGGCTGGGCGCTCATCCGCACGCTCGACGAGTTCCGCAGCCAGAACGTGTTCTACGCCGAGATCGACGGCAAGGCATCCGTCGTCGCACCGGCCCACGTGAACCTCGGCATCGCGATCGACCTGCCCAAGCCCGACGGCACACGCGCGCTCATGGTGCCCAGCATCAAGCGCGCCGACACCCTGAGCTTCACCGAGTACCTCGTCGCATACGAGGACCTCGTCACCCGCGCACGCAACAACAAGCTGACGGCCGCCGACTTCCAGGGCACCACGGTGTCGCTGACGAACCCCGGTGGCATCGGCACGGTGCACTCGGTCCCCCGTCTAATGAAGGGGCAGGGCTGCATCATCGGCGCCGGTGCACTCGAGTACCCGGCCGAGTTCCAGGGCGCGAGCGACAAGACGCTGAACGAGCTGGCGATCGGGAAGACGATCACGCTCACCAGCACCTACGACCACCGTGTGATCCAGGGTGCGGGTTCCGGTGAGTTCCTCAAGAAGGTGCACGAGCTGCTCATCGGGCAGCGCGGCTTCTACGACGACATCTTCGCCGCGCTGCGCATCCCGTACGCGCCGATCCGCTGGAACCCCGACATCGCCGTCGACCTCGCCGAGCGCGTCGACAAGCAGTCCCGCGTGCAGGAGCTGATCAACTCCTTCCGTGTGCGCGGTCACCTGATGGCCGACATCGATCCGCTCGAGTACGTCCAGCGCTCGCACCCCGACCTCGAGATCGAGAGCCACGGACTGACGTTCTGGGACCTCGACCGCGAGTTCGTGACCGGCGGATTCGGCGGACGCCGCATCGCCAAGCTGCGCGACATCCTCGGCGTGCTGCGTGACTCCTACTGCCGCACCCTCGGCATCGAGTACATGCACATCCAGGATCCGGAACAGCGCCGTTGGTTCCAGGAGAAGGTCGAGCTCAAGTACCAGAAGCCGGGCCACGACGAGCAGCTGCGCGTGCTGCGCAAGCTGAACGAGGCCGAGGCGTTCGAGACGTTCCTGCAGACGAAGTTCGTCGGTCAGAAGCGCTTCTCACTGGAGGGCGGCGAGTCGCTCGTCCCGCTGCTCGACGAGATCCTTCAGGGTGCGGCGAACGCGGGCCTCGAGGGCGCCGCGATCGGCATGGCCCACCGCGGTCGCCTGAACGTGCTCACCAACATCGCCGGCAAGACCTACGGCCAGGTGTTCCAGGAGTTCGAGGGCACCCAGACGCCGGGCAATCAGCGCGGTTCGGGTGACGTGAAGTACCACCTCGGCACCGAGGGCACGTTCATCGCGGAAGACGGAGCGGAGCTTCCGGTCTACCTGGCCGCCAACCCCTCGCACCTGGAGACGGTCGACGGCGTGCTCGAGGGCATCGTCCGTGCCAAGCAGGACCGCAAGCCGATCGGCACCTTCGCCTGGCTGCCGATCCTCGTGCACGGCGACGCGGCCTTCGCCGGTCAGGGCGTCGTGGTCGAGACGCTGCAGATGTCGCAGCTGCGCGGCTACCGCACCGGTGGCACGATCCACGTGGTCGTGAACAACCAGGTCGGATTCACCACCACTCCGAACGACGGCCGCACCTCCGTGTACGCCACCGACGTCGCCAAGACCATCCAGGCCCCGGTCTTCCATGTGAACGGTGACGACCCCGAGGCCGTCATCCATGTCGCGCAGCTCGCGTTCGAGTACCGCGAGCGGTTCCACCGCGACGTCGTGATCGACCTCGTCTGCTACCGCCGCCGCGGACACAACGAGGGAGACGACCCCTCGATGACGCAGCCGCTGATGACGGACCTGATCCAGGCCAAGCGCTCCGTCCGCCGTCTCTACACCGAGTCCCTCGTCGGCCGCGGTGACATCACCGAGCAGGAGTACGACGAGGCGAAGGCCGACTTCCAGAACCGTCTGGAGATCGCGTTCGCCGAGACGCACGCGGCCGAGACCGGCGCGCTGCCGATCGCCCCCGATGTGGCGCCCGTCGACGACCAGGTCGGAGCACCCGAGGTGACCGGTGTGCCGAGCGAGGTCATCCAGCTCATCGGCGACGCCTTCGTGAACAAGCCCGAGGGCTTCACGGTGCACCCGAAGATCCAGCAGCTGCTCGAGAAGCGCCTCGACATGAGCCGCAACGGCAACATCGACTGGGGCTTCGGCGAGCTGCTCGCGTTCGGATCGCTGCTGGTCGAGGGGACGCCGGTGCGTTTCGCGGGCCAGGACGCCCGACGAGGCACCTTCGTGCAGCGCCACGCCACCCTGCACGACCGGGCGAACGGTCAGGAATGGCTCCCGCTGTCGAACCTGTCCGATGCGCAGGGCCGCTTCTTCATCTACGACTCGCTGCTCAGCGAGTACGCGGCACTGGGCTTCGAGTACGGCTACTCGGTCGAAGCGCCCGAGGCCCTGGTGCTGTGGGAGGCGCAGTTCGGCGACTTCGTCAACGGTGCGCAGTCGGTGATCGACGAGTACATCTCCGCCGCCGAGCAGAAGTGGGGCCAGCAGTCCAGCGTGACACTGCTGCTCCCCCACGGCTACGAAGGCCAGGGACCGGATCACTCCTCTGCACGTATCGAGCGCTTCCTGCAGCTGTGCGCACAGGAGAACATGATCGTCTCGCGTCCCTCGACGCCGGCGTCGTACTTCCATCTGCTCCGTCGCCAGGCCTATGCCCGTCCGCGCAAGCCGTTGATCGTGTTCACGCCGAAGGCGATGCTGCGACTGCGCGGTGCGACGAGCCCCGTCGAGGCGTTCACCCAGGGCCGCTTCGAACCGGTGATCGACGACGACCGCGGCCTCGACCGCACCGCCGTCAAGCGGGTACTCGTGCACTCGGGCAAGGTCCACTGGGATCTGCGCGCCGAGCTCGACAAGAAGCCGAACCCCGAGGTCGCCCTCGTCCGGCTGGAGCAGCTGTACCCGACTCCGATCGACGAGCTCAAGGCGATCACGGACTCCTACCCGAACGCCGAGCTGGTGTGGGTCCAGGAGGAGCCGGAGAACCAGGGCGCCTGGCCGTTCCTGGCGCTGGCCTTCGCCGACGTCCCCGGAGACCGCTCGTTCCGCCCGGTCGCGC
It encodes the following:
- a CDS encoding NADH:flavin oxidoreductase/NADH oxidase yields the protein MSILFSPLSIRSVTFRNRLWVSPMCMYSAVDGVVQEWHHTHLAQFASGGAGLIIAEATAVVPEGRISPRDVGLWNDEQRDAWVPIIRAIHDRGAVAGVQLAHAGRKASTWWPWAEASGSVPAAEGGWTTTGPSDIAYEGFTAPVALDADGIERVVDAFAAAARRALDAGFDVLELHGAHGYLLHQFLSPLSNTRRDEYGGSLENRARLLLRVVDAVRAAAGDGVPLFVRISATDHADGGFTPEEAARVGAWAEEHGADLIDVSSGGLVAHQQISVFPGYQVPLAETVRQGGRIPVSAVGLITAAAQAEQVLTEGAADAIFAGREWLRDPHFALRAAHELGAEVAWPPQYERAHWR
- a CDS encoding hemolysin family protein encodes the protein MSDWGGLAWLVVLLVANAFFVGAEFAVISARRSQIEPRAEQGSRAAKTALYAMEHATLMLATSQLGITICSLLILNVSEPAIHHLLAVPLHAFGWPDGAVDAVSFVIALLIVSFLHVVFGEMVPKNLAFSVPDRAVLILATPLVWVSKVFMPVIWALNAAANGVLRLFRVEPKNEAASTFTLDEVATIVNQSRREGVLMDTAGTVAAAVEFTDKKARDVAVPLSDLVTLPQSTTPDDIEKAVARYGFSRYVIVDGDAVPIGYVHLKDILRASEGPDAETKMIEPIPAKRIHHMVPVQEDTDLEDALAVMRRAGRHLAKVRDAAGQTTAVLFLEDILEELVGEVQDATRRVRGH
- a CDS encoding hemolysin family protein translates to MDYIMLGVGLLLTVGTGLFVASEFALVNLDRAELEARQSRGESRLALTISALKHTSTHLSSAQLGITLTTLLTGYTMEPALSNLLRPTLIAWNLPEAAVSPIATIVAMLVATVLSMILGELVPKNFALALPLATAKLVIPFQIAFTTVFKPAVVVLNGSANGVLRSMGIEPKEELSGARSAEELSSLVRRSANAGLLEADTATLLDRTLTFARLTAADVMTARPSMHAIAAGDSADDVVQLARRTGHSRFPVYDDDLDDITGVVHLKAAISVPRDRRTEVPVGALSTEPLRVPETVHVDALISELRARGYQLAVVVDEYGGTAGLVTLEDLVEELVGEVADEHDRTRAGVIRGRDGVTFPGELRPDELRQRAGVEVPEGEVYDTVGGYVMSVLERVPTVGDEVSVDSGVLQVVRMDGRRVDRIRYVPSPNQPGEVAPR
- the guaB1 gene encoding GMP reductase — protein: MEFSGEQPTVDLTYSDVFLVPRRSAVTSRLQVDLAPQDGTPATLPLVASNMNSVTGPRLAAVLARRGGIGVLPQDMPLQDLDRAIRDVKAQPVLWDTPLVLPPDAPVAEALRLLPATAGHGIVVAHGRGEIEVDQILGILPATRLATALPDAQLGDLVRVGTPSLDAEDIGSERHAFDVITDAGVEMVTVVHHGHLVGTLSARSALRSTLYGPALDSDGRLAVAAAVGINGDVAAKARALAAAGVDVLVVDTAHGHQEGMLRALRAVAEIGLDIPIVAGNIVTADGVNDLVDAGATILKVGVGPGAMCTTRMMTAVGRPQFSAVLETAQAARELGAHVWADGGVRYPRDVALALAAGAASVMIGSWFAGTIEAPGALQRDSDGRIFKESWGMASTKAVQARFERLDAYERARKELFAEGISSSKIYLDPLRPGVEDLLDMITSGVRSSFTYAGAASVPEFHDRALVGLQSAAGYEEGKALPVSW
- a CDS encoding multifunctional oxoglutarate decarboxylase/oxoglutarate dehydrogenase thiamine pyrophosphate-binding subunit/dihydrolipoyllysine-residue succinyltransferase subunit, which codes for MSNQVTGVGGDGGFGANSWLVEELYEQFKVNRDSVDKEWWPILEKYHSDTTGGAAPAEASAQPAHPVTAPIPVIGSQPVARTTTKPAAAAPIPAQAPKPAAKEAAESAEEDKVTPLRGLPKTLAANMDESLTVPTATSVRTIPAKLMIDNRIVINNHMARTRGGKVSFTHLIGWALIRTLDEFRSQNVFYAEIDGKASVVAPAHVNLGIAIDLPKPDGTRALMVPSIKRADTLSFTEYLVAYEDLVTRARNNKLTAADFQGTTVSLTNPGGIGTVHSVPRLMKGQGCIIGAGALEYPAEFQGASDKTLNELAIGKTITLTSTYDHRVIQGAGSGEFLKKVHELLIGQRGFYDDIFAALRIPYAPIRWNPDIAVDLAERVDKQSRVQELINSFRVRGHLMADIDPLEYVQRSHPDLEIESHGLTFWDLDREFVTGGFGGRRIAKLRDILGVLRDSYCRTLGIEYMHIQDPEQRRWFQEKVELKYQKPGHDEQLRVLRKLNEAEAFETFLQTKFVGQKRFSLEGGESLVPLLDEILQGAANAGLEGAAIGMAHRGRLNVLTNIAGKTYGQVFQEFEGTQTPGNQRGSGDVKYHLGTEGTFIAEDGAELPVYLAANPSHLETVDGVLEGIVRAKQDRKPIGTFAWLPILVHGDAAFAGQGVVVETLQMSQLRGYRTGGTIHVVVNNQVGFTTTPNDGRTSVYATDVAKTIQAPVFHVNGDDPEAVIHVAQLAFEYRERFHRDVVIDLVCYRRRGHNEGDDPSMTQPLMTDLIQAKRSVRRLYTESLVGRGDITEQEYDEAKADFQNRLEIAFAETHAAETGALPIAPDVAPVDDQVGAPEVTGVPSEVIQLIGDAFVNKPEGFTVHPKIQQLLEKRLDMSRNGNIDWGFGELLAFGSLLVEGTPVRFAGQDARRGTFVQRHATLHDRANGQEWLPLSNLSDAQGRFFIYDSLLSEYAALGFEYGYSVEAPEALVLWEAQFGDFVNGAQSVIDEYISAAEQKWGQQSSVTLLLPHGYEGQGPDHSSARIERFLQLCAQENMIVSRPSTPASYFHLLRRQAYARPRKPLIVFTPKAMLRLRGATSPVEAFTQGRFEPVIDDDRGLDRTAVKRVLVHSGKVHWDLRAELDKKPNPEVALVRLEQLYPTPIDELKAITDSYPNAELVWVQEEPENQGAWPFLALAFADVPGDRSFRPVARTASASPATGSSKVHAAEQATLLREALTID